In the genome of Candoia aspera isolate rCanAsp1 chromosome 1, rCanAsp1.hap2, whole genome shotgun sequence, one region contains:
- the GTF3C2 gene encoding general transcription factor 3C polypeptide 2 isoform X3 translates to MEPCLTPSCAMGIVREATDKEDGSVSQTPCTASCLGKPHWDGQHDPAVEGLASADTGLSKTELAAAPAVGTHLQEEWPEQQSSCCKRRQLGDMEGELLPKQLRGQEGEMGHVETLADEQHPSPAPVSALSKEVPSTIPSVKKHSRGRKPRKKVSVRKGSIPKDHRGPSEGPGPSENGSSLPVKVPKKRGRKSKEELLLLKLSQGLESQSPECQQKSLSSNENLDSLETAPGGRPKRRAAKAALLYLQELAEELTSAYQASPCNETSEDTPRSEDPNRKRRGRKQQEQRLENEEDVDFVPSEESLHEEEEEQSDLLMNEALKSERESSSRRAVRSKAPRREFASNGLHNSIMDPIWKSLSITHRLREQHHSHWEFPEWIPSAQKWVFLSDSEAEKFLPAETKSPLFSIKREGLQENNVFYQIKRFNALQPHEERLDTTFFVGGPVWALEWCPTPEGSVASQYLAIYCNPSMNVQHTLSRIHTGPALLQLWELGPIQQDKGSVTKPGLAYAIATDHGCIWDMKFCPSGAWEPPITQRKLPHMSRLGLLAVAFSNGKVLLYSLPHVEDLNAYRRTQVTGGPSPRHVICKVQYVATLQVGSIQVGNSSECGQCFSLAWMPTKPHEHLAAGFYDGTVALWNLPTKSLLQRVRQPDGSLKLYPFRCFLAHDHAVRNIQWCKANSHFMVTAGNDRKIKFWDLRRLHEPINSIKRFLSTEVAWLLPYSGITVAQDSCYASCGLGGVHYLDAGYHDFRTYFVVPRKGTVWSISGSDWLNTVAAGDVTGELVAAVMPDLSFDLHNVRRPSERRFVGFAATE, encoded by the exons ATGGAACCTTGCCTCACGCCAAGCTGTGCCATGGGAATAGTGAGGGAAGCCACGGACAAAGAGGATGGAAGTGTTAGTCAGACTCCGTGCACAGCGTCTTGCTTGGGAAAACCTCACTGGGATGGGCAGCATGATCCAGCAGTGGAAGGGCTGGCTTCAGCAGATACAGGTTTAAGCAAGACAGAACTGGCAGCTGCCCCTGCCGTGGGAACCCATCTTCAAGAAGAGTGGCCAGAGCAGCAGAGCTCTTGCTGCAAGAGAAGACAACTGGGAGACATGGAAGGAGAGCTGCTTCCTAAGCAGCTGAGGGGACAAGAAGGAGAGATGGGTCATGTGGAAACTCTCG CAGATGAACAACACCCTTCCCCAGCGCCAGTCtctgctctttcaaaagaggTTCCATCAACTATCCCTTCCGTAAAGAAGCATTCCCGTGGGCGGAAACCCCGAAAGAAAGTCTCTGTCCGCAAAGGTTCCATTCCCAAAGATCACAGGGGACCAAGCGAAGGCCCTGGGCCGTCTGAGAACGGCTCCTCTCTTCCCGTTAAAGTGCCAAAGAAGCGAGGGCGTAAGTCCAAGGAAGAGCTGCTCTTATTGAAGCTATCTCAAGGACTGGAGAGTCAGTCACCTGAGTGCCAGCAGAAGTCTCTATCCAGCAACGAGAACCTTGATTCCCTTGAGACCGCACCTGGTGGACGTCCAAAGCGCCGTGCAGCTAAAGC aGCCCTTCTGTATCTACAGgaactggctgaagaattgaCATCTGCATACCAGGCTTCTCCTTGCAATGAAACCTCAGAGGATACCCCAAGATCTGAGGACCCCAACAGGAAACGGCGAGGCCGAAAGCAGCAAGAGCAGAGATTGGAAAATGAGGAGGATGTGGACTTTGTCCCCTCAGAAGAAAGTCTGcatgaggaggaagaagagcagaGTGACCTACTGATGAATGAGGCCTTGAAATCTGAGAGGGAGTCCAGCTCACGCAGAGCAGTG AGGTCCAAAGCTCCGCGCCGAGAATTCGCTTCCAATGGCTTGCATAATTCCATTATGGACCCTATATGGAAGTCTCTCTCCATCACTCACCGCTT GCGTGAGCAGCACCATTCTCACTGGGAGTTTCCAGAGTGGATTCCCTCTGCCCAGAAGTGGGTATTTCTCTCAGACAG TGAAGCTGAGAAATTCCTTCCTGCTGAGACCAAGTCCCCACTCTTCTCTATCAAGAGGGAAggtttgcaagaaaacaatgtCTTCTACCAGattaaaag GTTTAATGCCTTACAACCCCATGAGGAGCGCTTAGACACAACTTTCTTTGTTGGGGGTCCTGTCTGGGCCTTGGAGTGGTGCCCAACCCCTGAAGGCTCTGTGGCATCCCAGTATTTGGCTATCTATTGCAATCCCAGCATGAATGTTCAGCATACTTTGTCACGGATCCATACAGGGCCAGCTCTGCTTCAGCTCTGGGAGCTTGGACCTATCCAGCAAGACAAAGG GTCTGTTACCAAACCAGGACTTGCATATGCAATTGCCACTGATCATGGTTGTATTTGGGACATGAAATTTTGTCCCAGTGGAGCCTGGGAGCCCCCTATCACTCAGCGCAAG CTCCCTCACATGAGTCGGCTGGGACTGCTGGCTGTAGCCTTCTCTAATGGCAAAGTGTTGCTGTACAGCCTTCCCCATGTCGAAGACCTGAATGCCTACCGAAGAACACAGGTAACAG GTGGGCCTTCCCCCCGGCATGTCATCTGCAAG GTCCAGTATGTAGCCACTTTGCAGGTAGGCTCCATTCAAGTTGGGAATTCCTCTGAATGTGGGCAGTGCTTCAGCTTGGCATGGATGCCAACCAAGCCTCATGAGCATCTGGCTGCTGGTTTCTATGATG GTACAGTGGCTCTCTGGAACCTGCCCACCAAGTCCCTGTTACAAAGAGTGCGCCAGCCTGATGGCTCCCTCAAACTGTATCCATTCCGCTGCTTCCTGGCCCATGACCATGCTGTGCGCAACATCCAGTGGTGCAAAGCAAACAG CCACTTCATGGTGACTGCAGGGAATGACCGTAAGATCAAATTTTGGGACTTGCGCCGACTGCACGAACCTATCAACAGTATCAAGCGTTTCTTGAGCACAGAGGTTGCTTGGCTGCTACCTTACAGCGGGATCACAGTTGCACAAGATAGCTGCTATGCCTC GTGTGGACTGGGTGGGGTCCACTATTTGGATGCTGGCTATCATGACTTTCGAACCTATTTTGTGGTCCCTCGCAAAGGCACTGTATGG agtatctctggatctgaTTGGCTGAACACAGTGGCTGCTGGTGATGTCACAGGGGAATTGGTGGCTGCAGTGATGCCTGATCTTTCATTCGACCTACATAACGTCAGGCGGCCATCAGAACGTCGATTTGTAGGTTTTGCTGCCACTGAGTAA
- the GTF3C2 gene encoding general transcription factor 3C polypeptide 2 isoform X1: MEPCLTPSCAMGIVREATDKEDGSVSQTPCTASCLGKPHWDGQHDPAVEGLASADTGLSKTELAAAPAVGTHLQEEWPEQQSSCCKRRQLGDMEGELLPKQLRGQEGEMGHVETLADEQHPSPAPVSALSKEVPSTIPSVKKHSRGRKPRKKVSVRKGSIPKDHRGPSEGPGPSENGSSLPVKVPKKRGRKSKEELLLLKLSQGLESQSPECQQKSLSSNENLDSLETAPGGRPKRRAAKAALLYLQELAEELTSAYQASPCNETSEDTPRSEDPNRKRRGRKQQEQRLENEEDVDFVPSEESLHEEEEEQSDLLMNEALKSERESSSRRAVRSKAPRREFASNGLHNSIMDPIWKSLSITHRLREQHHSHWEFPEWIPSAQKWVFLSDSEAEKFLPAETKSPLFSIKREGLQENNVFYQIKRFNALQPHEERLDTTFFVGGPVWALEWCPTPEGSVASQYLAIYCNPSMNVQHTLSRIHTGPALLQLWELGPIQQDKGSVTKPGLAYAIATDHGCIWDMKFCPSGAWEPPITQRKLPHMSRLGLLAVAFSNGKVLLYSLPHVEDLNAYRRTQVTGGPSPRHVICKVQYVATLQVGSIQVGNSSECGQCFSLAWMPTKPHEHLAAGFYDGTVALWNLPTKSLLQRVRQPDGSLKLYPFRCFLAHDHAVRNIQWCKANSHFMVTAGNDRKIKFWDLRRLHEPINSIKRFLSTEVAWLLPYSGITVAQDSCYASCGLGGVHYLDAGYHDFRTYFVVPRKGTVWSISGSDWLNTVAAGDVTGELVAAVMPDLSFDLHNVRRPSERRFFICKAVLRPSDPLDKSTTVAAACEKPQAMGRTCNESVAQNFILFQDTDLRTFKNLFRQKAQKNTPTEVKEGGVLGRMQLEAVYKVRFSPNLDSHSWVVSGGQSGLVRLHCVRALVSPCSHKLLLECQTHFSSMFDAVR, from the exons ATGGAACCTTGCCTCACGCCAAGCTGTGCCATGGGAATAGTGAGGGAAGCCACGGACAAAGAGGATGGAAGTGTTAGTCAGACTCCGTGCACAGCGTCTTGCTTGGGAAAACCTCACTGGGATGGGCAGCATGATCCAGCAGTGGAAGGGCTGGCTTCAGCAGATACAGGTTTAAGCAAGACAGAACTGGCAGCTGCCCCTGCCGTGGGAACCCATCTTCAAGAAGAGTGGCCAGAGCAGCAGAGCTCTTGCTGCAAGAGAAGACAACTGGGAGACATGGAAGGAGAGCTGCTTCCTAAGCAGCTGAGGGGACAAGAAGGAGAGATGGGTCATGTGGAAACTCTCG CAGATGAACAACACCCTTCCCCAGCGCCAGTCtctgctctttcaaaagaggTTCCATCAACTATCCCTTCCGTAAAGAAGCATTCCCGTGGGCGGAAACCCCGAAAGAAAGTCTCTGTCCGCAAAGGTTCCATTCCCAAAGATCACAGGGGACCAAGCGAAGGCCCTGGGCCGTCTGAGAACGGCTCCTCTCTTCCCGTTAAAGTGCCAAAGAAGCGAGGGCGTAAGTCCAAGGAAGAGCTGCTCTTATTGAAGCTATCTCAAGGACTGGAGAGTCAGTCACCTGAGTGCCAGCAGAAGTCTCTATCCAGCAACGAGAACCTTGATTCCCTTGAGACCGCACCTGGTGGACGTCCAAAGCGCCGTGCAGCTAAAGC aGCCCTTCTGTATCTACAGgaactggctgaagaattgaCATCTGCATACCAGGCTTCTCCTTGCAATGAAACCTCAGAGGATACCCCAAGATCTGAGGACCCCAACAGGAAACGGCGAGGCCGAAAGCAGCAAGAGCAGAGATTGGAAAATGAGGAGGATGTGGACTTTGTCCCCTCAGAAGAAAGTCTGcatgaggaggaagaagagcagaGTGACCTACTGATGAATGAGGCCTTGAAATCTGAGAGGGAGTCCAGCTCACGCAGAGCAGTG AGGTCCAAAGCTCCGCGCCGAGAATTCGCTTCCAATGGCTTGCATAATTCCATTATGGACCCTATATGGAAGTCTCTCTCCATCACTCACCGCTT GCGTGAGCAGCACCATTCTCACTGGGAGTTTCCAGAGTGGATTCCCTCTGCCCAGAAGTGGGTATTTCTCTCAGACAG TGAAGCTGAGAAATTCCTTCCTGCTGAGACCAAGTCCCCACTCTTCTCTATCAAGAGGGAAggtttgcaagaaaacaatgtCTTCTACCAGattaaaag GTTTAATGCCTTACAACCCCATGAGGAGCGCTTAGACACAACTTTCTTTGTTGGGGGTCCTGTCTGGGCCTTGGAGTGGTGCCCAACCCCTGAAGGCTCTGTGGCATCCCAGTATTTGGCTATCTATTGCAATCCCAGCATGAATGTTCAGCATACTTTGTCACGGATCCATACAGGGCCAGCTCTGCTTCAGCTCTGGGAGCTTGGACCTATCCAGCAAGACAAAGG GTCTGTTACCAAACCAGGACTTGCATATGCAATTGCCACTGATCATGGTTGTATTTGGGACATGAAATTTTGTCCCAGTGGAGCCTGGGAGCCCCCTATCACTCAGCGCAAG CTCCCTCACATGAGTCGGCTGGGACTGCTGGCTGTAGCCTTCTCTAATGGCAAAGTGTTGCTGTACAGCCTTCCCCATGTCGAAGACCTGAATGCCTACCGAAGAACACAGGTAACAG GTGGGCCTTCCCCCCGGCATGTCATCTGCAAG GTCCAGTATGTAGCCACTTTGCAGGTAGGCTCCATTCAAGTTGGGAATTCCTCTGAATGTGGGCAGTGCTTCAGCTTGGCATGGATGCCAACCAAGCCTCATGAGCATCTGGCTGCTGGTTTCTATGATG GTACAGTGGCTCTCTGGAACCTGCCCACCAAGTCCCTGTTACAAAGAGTGCGCCAGCCTGATGGCTCCCTCAAACTGTATCCATTCCGCTGCTTCCTGGCCCATGACCATGCTGTGCGCAACATCCAGTGGTGCAAAGCAAACAG CCACTTCATGGTGACTGCAGGGAATGACCGTAAGATCAAATTTTGGGACTTGCGCCGACTGCACGAACCTATCAACAGTATCAAGCGTTTCTTGAGCACAGAGGTTGCTTGGCTGCTACCTTACAGCGGGATCACAGTTGCACAAGATAGCTGCTATGCCTC GTGTGGACTGGGTGGGGTCCACTATTTGGATGCTGGCTATCATGACTTTCGAACCTATTTTGTGGTCCCTCGCAAAGGCACTGTATGG agtatctctggatctgaTTGGCTGAACACAGTGGCTGCTGGTGATGTCACAGGGGAATTGGTGGCTGCAGTGATGCCTGATCTTTCATTCGACCTACATAACGTCAGGCGGCCATCAGAACGTCGATTT TTCATCTGCAAAGCAGTCTTAAGGCCGAGTGACCCACTTGACAAGAGCACAACAGTGGCAGCAGCCTGTGAGAAGCCACAGGCAATGGGCAGGACATGCAATGAATCAGTGGCCCAGAATTTCATTCTCTTCCAGGACACTGATCTG AGGACTTTCAAGAACCTCTTCAGGCAGAAGGCTCAGAAAAACACGCCAACAGAAGTAAAAGAGGGAGGTGTCCTGGGCCGAATGCAGCTAGAAGCTGTATATAAG GTGCGCTTCAGCCCGAACCTTGACAGCCACAGTTGGGTAGTGTCAGGGGGTCAGTCTGGCCTTGTGCGACTTCACTGTGTTCGGGCGTTGGTTTCGCCCTGCAGCCACAAGCTTCTGCTTGAGTGTCAGACCCATTTCAGTTCCATGTTTGATGCAGTGAGATAG
- the GTF3C2 gene encoding general transcription factor 3C polypeptide 2 isoform X2, whose amino-acid sequence MEPCLTPSCAMGIVREATDKEDGSVSQTPCTASCLGKPHWDGQHDPAVEGLASADTGLSKTELAAAPAVGTHLQEEWPEQQSSCCKRRQLGDMEGELLPKQLRGQEGEMGHVETLDEQHPSPAPVSALSKEVPSTIPSVKKHSRGRKPRKKVSVRKGSIPKDHRGPSEGPGPSENGSSLPVKVPKKRGRKSKEELLLLKLSQGLESQSPECQQKSLSSNENLDSLETAPGGRPKRRAAKAALLYLQELAEELTSAYQASPCNETSEDTPRSEDPNRKRRGRKQQEQRLENEEDVDFVPSEESLHEEEEEQSDLLMNEALKSERESSSRRAVRSKAPRREFASNGLHNSIMDPIWKSLSITHRLREQHHSHWEFPEWIPSAQKWVFLSDSEAEKFLPAETKSPLFSIKREGLQENNVFYQIKRFNALQPHEERLDTTFFVGGPVWALEWCPTPEGSVASQYLAIYCNPSMNVQHTLSRIHTGPALLQLWELGPIQQDKGSVTKPGLAYAIATDHGCIWDMKFCPSGAWEPPITQRKLPHMSRLGLLAVAFSNGKVLLYSLPHVEDLNAYRRTQVTGGPSPRHVICKVQYVATLQVGSIQVGNSSECGQCFSLAWMPTKPHEHLAAGFYDGTVALWNLPTKSLLQRVRQPDGSLKLYPFRCFLAHDHAVRNIQWCKANSHFMVTAGNDRKIKFWDLRRLHEPINSIKRFLSTEVAWLLPYSGITVAQDSCYASCGLGGVHYLDAGYHDFRTYFVVPRKGTVWSISGSDWLNTVAAGDVTGELVAAVMPDLSFDLHNVRRPSERRFFICKAVLRPSDPLDKSTTVAAACEKPQAMGRTCNESVAQNFILFQDTDLRTFKNLFRQKAQKNTPTEVKEGGVLGRMQLEAVYKVRFSPNLDSHSWVVSGGQSGLVRLHCVRALVSPCSHKLLLECQTHFSSMFDAVR is encoded by the exons ATGGAACCTTGCCTCACGCCAAGCTGTGCCATGGGAATAGTGAGGGAAGCCACGGACAAAGAGGATGGAAGTGTTAGTCAGACTCCGTGCACAGCGTCTTGCTTGGGAAAACCTCACTGGGATGGGCAGCATGATCCAGCAGTGGAAGGGCTGGCTTCAGCAGATACAGGTTTAAGCAAGACAGAACTGGCAGCTGCCCCTGCCGTGGGAACCCATCTTCAAGAAGAGTGGCCAGAGCAGCAGAGCTCTTGCTGCAAGAGAAGACAACTGGGAGACATGGAAGGAGAGCTGCTTCCTAAGCAGCTGAGGGGACAAGAAGGAGAGATGGGTCATGTGGAAACTCTCG ATGAACAACACCCTTCCCCAGCGCCAGTCtctgctctttcaaaagaggTTCCATCAACTATCCCTTCCGTAAAGAAGCATTCCCGTGGGCGGAAACCCCGAAAGAAAGTCTCTGTCCGCAAAGGTTCCATTCCCAAAGATCACAGGGGACCAAGCGAAGGCCCTGGGCCGTCTGAGAACGGCTCCTCTCTTCCCGTTAAAGTGCCAAAGAAGCGAGGGCGTAAGTCCAAGGAAGAGCTGCTCTTATTGAAGCTATCTCAAGGACTGGAGAGTCAGTCACCTGAGTGCCAGCAGAAGTCTCTATCCAGCAACGAGAACCTTGATTCCCTTGAGACCGCACCTGGTGGACGTCCAAAGCGCCGTGCAGCTAAAGC aGCCCTTCTGTATCTACAGgaactggctgaagaattgaCATCTGCATACCAGGCTTCTCCTTGCAATGAAACCTCAGAGGATACCCCAAGATCTGAGGACCCCAACAGGAAACGGCGAGGCCGAAAGCAGCAAGAGCAGAGATTGGAAAATGAGGAGGATGTGGACTTTGTCCCCTCAGAAGAAAGTCTGcatgaggaggaagaagagcagaGTGACCTACTGATGAATGAGGCCTTGAAATCTGAGAGGGAGTCCAGCTCACGCAGAGCAGTG AGGTCCAAAGCTCCGCGCCGAGAATTCGCTTCCAATGGCTTGCATAATTCCATTATGGACCCTATATGGAAGTCTCTCTCCATCACTCACCGCTT GCGTGAGCAGCACCATTCTCACTGGGAGTTTCCAGAGTGGATTCCCTCTGCCCAGAAGTGGGTATTTCTCTCAGACAG TGAAGCTGAGAAATTCCTTCCTGCTGAGACCAAGTCCCCACTCTTCTCTATCAAGAGGGAAggtttgcaagaaaacaatgtCTTCTACCAGattaaaag GTTTAATGCCTTACAACCCCATGAGGAGCGCTTAGACACAACTTTCTTTGTTGGGGGTCCTGTCTGGGCCTTGGAGTGGTGCCCAACCCCTGAAGGCTCTGTGGCATCCCAGTATTTGGCTATCTATTGCAATCCCAGCATGAATGTTCAGCATACTTTGTCACGGATCCATACAGGGCCAGCTCTGCTTCAGCTCTGGGAGCTTGGACCTATCCAGCAAGACAAAGG GTCTGTTACCAAACCAGGACTTGCATATGCAATTGCCACTGATCATGGTTGTATTTGGGACATGAAATTTTGTCCCAGTGGAGCCTGGGAGCCCCCTATCACTCAGCGCAAG CTCCCTCACATGAGTCGGCTGGGACTGCTGGCTGTAGCCTTCTCTAATGGCAAAGTGTTGCTGTACAGCCTTCCCCATGTCGAAGACCTGAATGCCTACCGAAGAACACAGGTAACAG GTGGGCCTTCCCCCCGGCATGTCATCTGCAAG GTCCAGTATGTAGCCACTTTGCAGGTAGGCTCCATTCAAGTTGGGAATTCCTCTGAATGTGGGCAGTGCTTCAGCTTGGCATGGATGCCAACCAAGCCTCATGAGCATCTGGCTGCTGGTTTCTATGATG GTACAGTGGCTCTCTGGAACCTGCCCACCAAGTCCCTGTTACAAAGAGTGCGCCAGCCTGATGGCTCCCTCAAACTGTATCCATTCCGCTGCTTCCTGGCCCATGACCATGCTGTGCGCAACATCCAGTGGTGCAAAGCAAACAG CCACTTCATGGTGACTGCAGGGAATGACCGTAAGATCAAATTTTGGGACTTGCGCCGACTGCACGAACCTATCAACAGTATCAAGCGTTTCTTGAGCACAGAGGTTGCTTGGCTGCTACCTTACAGCGGGATCACAGTTGCACAAGATAGCTGCTATGCCTC GTGTGGACTGGGTGGGGTCCACTATTTGGATGCTGGCTATCATGACTTTCGAACCTATTTTGTGGTCCCTCGCAAAGGCACTGTATGG agtatctctggatctgaTTGGCTGAACACAGTGGCTGCTGGTGATGTCACAGGGGAATTGGTGGCTGCAGTGATGCCTGATCTTTCATTCGACCTACATAACGTCAGGCGGCCATCAGAACGTCGATTT TTCATCTGCAAAGCAGTCTTAAGGCCGAGTGACCCACTTGACAAGAGCACAACAGTGGCAGCAGCCTGTGAGAAGCCACAGGCAATGGGCAGGACATGCAATGAATCAGTGGCCCAGAATTTCATTCTCTTCCAGGACACTGATCTG AGGACTTTCAAGAACCTCTTCAGGCAGAAGGCTCAGAAAAACACGCCAACAGAAGTAAAAGAGGGAGGTGTCCTGGGCCGAATGCAGCTAGAAGCTGTATATAAG GTGCGCTTCAGCCCGAACCTTGACAGCCACAGTTGGGTAGTGTCAGGGGGTCAGTCTGGCCTTGTGCGACTTCACTGTGTTCGGGCGTTGGTTTCGCCCTGCAGCCACAAGCTTCTGCTTGAGTGTCAGACCCATTTCAGTTCCATGTTTGATGCAGTGAGATAG